In Lacibacter sp. H375, one DNA window encodes the following:
- the purB gene encoding adenylosuccinate lyase encodes MELQNLTAISPVDGRYRNQLHQLDAYFSEFALIRYRVLVEIEYFLFLSEKKFFKLTPKQQQALKDVVTNFTVAQAQEIKNLESITNHDVKAVEYFLKRELESLNLNDLKEWIHFGLTSQDINNTSIPLSWKEALENELLPSISTLILKLKGFAKEWKNIPLLARTHGQAASPTKLGKEIMVFVERLENQLQQLSALPTSAKFGGATGNFNAHYVAFPKKDWVKFGNEFVETKLGLQRQQYTTQIEHYDNLAAQMDSIKRINTILIDLCRDIWTYVSMDYFKQKIKKGEVGSSAMPHKVNPIDFENAEGNLGIANALFEHLSAKLPVSRLQRDLTDSTVLRNLGVPFAHSILSLKSIDKGLNKLLLNEDKIKLDLENNWAVVAEAIQTILRRENYPNPYEALKELTRGNAAITQKSMQAFIKGLKVSAEVKKELSAITPYNYTGVNPKY; translated from the coding sequence ATGGAACTTCAAAATCTCACAGCTATTTCCCCGGTCGACGGACGTTATCGTAATCAATTGCATCAACTCGATGCTTATTTCTCAGAATTTGCACTTATCCGTTACCGTGTACTGGTAGAGATCGAATACTTCCTGTTTCTGTCTGAAAAGAAATTCTTTAAACTCACGCCAAAACAGCAACAGGCATTAAAAGATGTGGTGACGAATTTTACCGTGGCTCAGGCGCAAGAGATCAAGAATCTTGAAAGCATTACCAACCACGATGTAAAAGCAGTTGAATATTTTCTGAAACGTGAACTCGAATCGCTCAACTTAAATGACCTGAAAGAGTGGATCCATTTTGGTCTTACGTCGCAAGACATCAACAATACCTCCATTCCATTATCATGGAAAGAAGCATTGGAAAATGAGCTGTTACCATCAATATCAACATTGATCTTAAAGTTGAAAGGTTTTGCAAAAGAATGGAAGAACATTCCATTGCTTGCACGAACACACGGCCAAGCTGCATCGCCTACCAAACTCGGAAAAGAGATCATGGTATTTGTTGAGCGCCTCGAAAATCAATTGCAACAATTATCTGCCTTGCCCACATCAGCAAAGTTTGGCGGTGCTACCGGCAACTTCAATGCACATTATGTTGCCTTCCCAAAGAAAGACTGGGTGAAATTCGGTAACGAATTTGTTGAAACAAAACTTGGACTGCAACGTCAGCAATACACTACACAGATTGAACATTACGATAATCTTGCTGCGCAGATGGACAGCATCAAACGCATCAACACCATTCTCATTGATCTTTGCAGAGATATCTGGACCTATGTGTCTATGGATTACTTCAAACAAAAGATCAAAAAAGGCGAAGTTGGCAGCAGCGCTATGCCACATAAGGTAAACCCAATCGATTTTGAAAATGCTGAAGGTAATCTTGGTATCGCCAATGCCTTGTTCGAACATTTATCAGCCAAACTTCCTGTATCAAGATTGCAACGTGACCTTACCGATTCAACAGTGTTACGTAACCTCGGTGTTCCGTTTGCACATTCCATCCTTTCACTGAAATCAATTGATAAAGGGTTAAATAAACTCTTGTTGAATGAAGATAAGATCAAACTTGACCTTGAAAATAACTGGGCTGTAGTTGCCGAAGCAATACAAACAATTCTCCGTCGGGAGAATTATCCAAACCCATACGAAGCATTGAAAGAATTAACAAGAGGTAATGCTGCTATTACCCAAAAATCAATGCAGGCGTTTATCAAAGGTTTGAAAGTAAGCGCTGAGGTGAAGAAAGAATTGAGTGCAATTACCCCTTATAATTATACCGGAGTTAATCCAAAATATTAA
- a CDS encoding LytR/AlgR family response regulator transcription factor, with protein MVKVLTVDDEPKNLRIIKELLRVYCPNAAHVGEADNIETARQLINELQPDLVLLDIEMPHGNAFDLLNKIMPVNFEIVFVTAFDSYTLKAFKYSALDYILKPVNIDELKAVIAKADQRVHEKNINQQLSFLLQNMRQPSASLHKIAIPTFKDQLEFIETDSILYCEASGAYTFIFTEGGHKLVSAKSLKEYEEMLPESVFFRLHHSHLINLNKVKKYHKGRGGEVEMDNGVFLEVATRRKDEFLKRIGY; from the coding sequence ATGGTGAAAGTATTAACGGTTGATGATGAACCAAAGAATTTAAGGATCATTAAAGAGTTGCTGCGAGTATATTGCCCCAATGCTGCACATGTAGGCGAAGCGGATAATATTGAAACTGCACGTCAGCTCATCAACGAATTACAGCCTGACCTTGTTTTGCTTGATATTGAAATGCCACATGGTAATGCATTCGACCTGCTTAATAAAATAATGCCCGTAAATTTCGAAATTGTATTTGTTACAGCATTTGATTCTTATACACTCAAAGCTTTCAAATATTCAGCACTTGATTATATTCTCAAGCCTGTTAATATTGATGAACTAAAAGCCGTAATAGCGAAAGCTGACCAAAGGGTTCACGAAAAAAATATAAATCAGCAACTAAGTTTTTTACTTCAGAATATGAGGCAGCCTTCTGCATCATTACATAAAATTGCGATACCGACTTTTAAAGATCAGTTGGAATTTATAGAAACAGATTCAATTCTTTATTGTGAGGCAAGCGGAGCTTATACCTTCATTTTCACCGAAGGAGGGCATAAGCTGGTTTCGGCTAAAAGCCTGAAAGAATACGAAGAAATGTTGCCTGAAAGTGTCTTCTTCCGGCTCCACCATTCGCACCTCATTAATCTTAATAAAGTAAAGAAATACCACAAGGGACGTGGAGGTGAGGTGGAAATGGACAATGGCGTTTTCCTGGAGGTGGCTACCCGCCGCAAAGATGAATTTCTGAAGCGGATAGGCTATTAA
- a CDS encoding DUF6580 family putative transport protein codes for MKLNKTFVFTLLALVVVAALYRILPNRPLGFAPQIAIALFAGSMIKDKKYAFALPILSMFISDALYQVLYSAGLSSIKGFYGGQLTNYILFAGLTVIGFFINQKKVWQIGLGALAGPTVYFFVSNSLVWLGGGGLRHPKTMEGLMLTLTDGIPFYTGSIYATVVFCTMFFGGYALLNSNELKTAKA; via the coding sequence ATGAAGTTGAATAAAACATTCGTTTTTACATTATTAGCACTGGTTGTTGTTGCTGCTCTTTACCGCATTTTGCCAAACCGTCCGTTGGGTTTTGCACCGCAAATCGCCATTGCATTGTTTGCGGGTTCAATGATCAAGGATAAAAAATATGCATTTGCATTACCTATCCTCAGCATGTTTATCAGCGATGCGTTGTACCAGGTTTTGTACAGCGCAGGTCTTTCGTCCATCAAAGGTTTTTATGGCGGCCAGCTCACGAACTATATTTTATTTGCAGGATTAACTGTAATTGGTTTCTTCATTAACCAAAAGAAGGTATGGCAAATTGGTTTGGGCGCTTTAGCCGGACCTACTGTTTATTTCTTTGTAAGTAATTCCCTTGTGTGGCTTGGTGGTGGCGGGCTCCGTCATCCGAAAACAATGGAAGGATTGATGCTTACATTGACTGATGGTATTCCATTTTACACTGGCAGCATTTATGCGACAGTTGTATTCTGCACCATGTTCTTTGGTGGTTATGCATTGTTGAATTCAAACGAATTGAAAACGGCGAAGGCGTAA
- a CDS encoding YraN family protein, which translates to MAKHLETGRQGEELAAEWLLAQGFVIMHRNWKHSYFELDVVASKDNILHFIEVKTRTTDTYGHPEEGVTAKKLERLMNAGEEFLHQYPEWKRIQYNILSIRLHRYKAPEYFFLEDIS; encoded by the coding sequence ATGGCAAAACACCTTGAAACGGGCAGGCAGGGAGAGGAGTTAGCAGCCGAATGGTTGCTGGCACAGGGTTTTGTGATAATGCACAGGAACTGGAAGCACTCTTATTTTGAATTAGATGTTGTTGCCTCGAAAGATAATATCCTGCACTTTATTGAGGTAAAAACGAGAACAACTGATACATACGGCCACCCGGAAGAAGGCGTTACGGCCAAAAAACTGGAGCGACTAATGAATGCGGGTGAAGAATTTCTACATCAATATCCTGAATGGAAAAGGATACAATACAACATACTGAGCATTCGTCTGCATAGATATAAAGCGCCGGAGTATTTCTTTTTGGAAGATATTAGTTGA
- a CDS encoding menaquinone biosynthetic enzyme MqnA/MqnD family protein, which yields MKKIKVGAVSYLNTKPMMYGMQNDAFLQDHELVPDYPSKVADMLKSGVVDVALVPVALLHELPEYHIVSDYCIASDFEVASVCLFSEVPVHELTTVYLDYQSRTSVALAKLLMKEFWGISPQLIDAKDESYRTKIEGTTGAVVIGDRALEQRRLSTYIYDLAAEWQAMTHLPFVFAVWVSLKPMSKEWIDRFNAANAVGFTVIDEIAEQQKYPAYDLRKYYTHNISYLLDDEKRKGMQKFLEFLNA from the coding sequence TTGAAGAAGATAAAAGTTGGTGCTGTCAGTTATTTAAACACAAAACCCATGATGTATGGTATGCAGAACGATGCGTTTCTGCAGGATCATGAACTGGTGCCCGATTATCCGTCGAAAGTGGCTGATATGTTGAAGTCTGGTGTGGTGGATGTGGCGTTGGTACCGGTTGCGTTATTACACGAATTGCCCGAATATCATATTGTGAGTGATTATTGTATCGCTTCTGACTTTGAAGTGGCTTCGGTTTGTTTGTTCAGCGAAGTGCCGGTGCATGAACTAACTACTGTTTATCTCGATTACCAAAGCCGCACTTCGGTGGCATTGGCCAAATTGCTGATGAAAGAATTTTGGGGTATTTCTCCACAATTGATCGATGCAAAAGATGAAAGTTATCGTACAAAAATAGAAGGCACAACAGGTGCTGTGGTTATTGGCGACAGGGCTTTGGAACAACGGCGGCTTTCTACCTATATCTATGACCTTGCTGCGGAATGGCAAGCGATGACACATCTGCCTTTTGTGTTTGCGGTGTGGGTTAGTCTGAAACCGATGAGTAAAGAATGGATCGATCGTTTTAACGCCGCCAATGCAGTTGGTTTTACTGTGATCGATGAAATTGCTGAACAGCAGAAATATCCTGCGTACGATCTGCGTAAATATTATACACATAACATCAGTTATTTACTGGATGACGAGAAGCGGAAGGGGATGCAAAAATTCCTCGAGTTTTTAAATGCGTAA
- a CDS encoding LamG-like jellyroll fold domain-containing protein: protein MKSYLIFFLLFSNTALSQINLTQGLIAHYPFSGNANDISGNNINGTVNNATITTDKNGNVNSAYYFNGTNSYIQLPFSSLYNFAPQDSFSISVWVLPDQGYTWPAEALVVKAPAHPDFTLSLWNYGVYLFNYKAMSGYAYNHILNSNTTLSYNPCWYNIISTYKNGVWKLYVNGILESSDLSQTKFILKDGSSKISFGKKGDSFGDWYKGKMDEVRIYNRVLNADEAMAIAGTCQIPCNNWLKTTNPGDAVKIGDLDISGSQLTIEASFNRISPYTGGYLYAGDLVSKHDKPSDCNYLLRPNNAEITTTNGFFQTPPVCEIELNKTYHVAMTYNGSSLKFYRNGFLLKEIPATGNLILNNWITTIGDYAPSTTGTPENMNGFINEVRIWNVARTQTEIKAYMNSPIPNPTTQTGLLAYYTFENLLNKQGNNSWNGSLIGNAAINSSNDSCMFSTDSCNLNSCGLEGFDFSIIRNPCSPYTIQYETSLTSYDSIAWNLGDGTIIKNSPLISHTYTTAGNYTVLLIRKYQTCYDTITKTINVSIKSDHQLILTSDTTICLGNTKRLLASPALSYCWSPTNFLSNSSDQNPISSTTQNITYYLTTERGGINLVTNGNFSSGNNGFTSQYQFTQNNTKEGEYYVGNNPATWYFAHFPCTDNTTGNGNMLLVNGSPTSKAEVWKTTVNVTPNTNYVFSTWISSLSTPNPAQLSFAINGNSIGKLINASLPPCTWNQFYTTWNSGNSTSATISIINKNTNSNGNDFALDDISFSPVIISRDSVKITVDTPLINTSSDSAICIGSTIQINTSGALNYQWSPATGLSNTVISNPVASPSATTEYIVTGTNSFGCTAKDSITVTVKPKPTITIPNDTLICSGSSIQLTAGGGSSYVWLPGNTLNNPAIANPVATPSVGTTYNVTVMNADNCSNTDSVHVDVRQPNTFSISPTTSVCIGDSVQLIATGGDIYSWSPSSSLSNSNLANTIAHPISTTDYNVTIRDTLCNISETLTTTVAVNPLPVLTTSKSNDVDCSNASCQLNVTGAIQYAWMPSGTLNNALIQNPIASPIITTNYVVTGKDINGCSNIDSVTVLVTASNSGNYLMPNAFTPNNDGINDCFGIKNWGTVTELAFSIYNRWGERVFYTTDPASCWNGNFKAVAQTPGVYTYTINAKNACGLIKRSGIVTLVR from the coding sequence ATGAAGTCCTATCTGATCTTCTTCCTGTTGTTTTCCAATACTGCTTTATCGCAGATAAATCTTACGCAGGGACTTATTGCACACTACCCTTTTTCCGGAAACGCAAATGACATAAGTGGCAATAATATAAACGGCACTGTGAATAATGCGACTATTACAACGGACAAAAATGGCAATGTAAATAGCGCTTATTATTTCAACGGAACAAATTCATATATACAATTACCTTTCTCTAGTCTGTATAATTTTGCTCCACAAGATTCTTTTTCTATTTCTGTTTGGGTGTTACCTGATCAAGGTTATACATGGCCAGCAGAAGCATTAGTAGTTAAAGCACCGGCACACCCGGATTTTACTCTATCGTTGTGGAACTATGGCGTATATCTATTTAACTATAAGGCTATGAGTGGGTATGCATACAATCATATTCTTAATAGCAACACAACACTTTCCTATAACCCATGTTGGTATAACATCATATCCACTTACAAAAATGGAGTATGGAAACTATATGTAAATGGCATTCTTGAATCATCTGACCTGTCGCAAACAAAATTTATTTTAAAAGATGGAAGTTCAAAAATTTCATTTGGGAAAAAAGGAGATTCATTTGGAGACTGGTATAAAGGCAAGATGGATGAGGTAAGAATTTACAACCGTGTTTTAAATGCCGACGAGGCAATGGCTATTGCCGGCACCTGTCAAATACCATGTAATAATTGGCTCAAAACAACTAATCCAGGTGATGCGGTAAAAATCGGCGATCTGGATATTAGCGGCAGCCAATTGACAATCGAAGCAAGCTTTAACAGAATTTCACCATATACCGGCGGCTATCTGTATGCTGGTGATTTAGTTTCGAAACATGACAAACCAAGTGACTGTAATTATTTATTACGACCAAATAATGCAGAGATCACTACAACCAATGGTTTTTTTCAAACACCCCCTGTTTGTGAAATTGAACTTAACAAGACCTATCACGTGGCAATGACTTACAACGGCAGTTCATTGAAATTTTACAGAAATGGCTTTCTGTTGAAAGAAATACCAGCTACAGGGAATTTAATACTTAATAATTGGATAACGACTATTGGTGATTATGCGCCCAGCACAACGGGAACACCTGAGAATATGAATGGATTTATTAACGAAGTACGTATCTGGAATGTAGCACGGACGCAGACAGAAATAAAAGCATATATGAATTCGCCAATTCCAAATCCAACAACACAAACTGGCCTACTTGCCTATTATACATTTGAAAATTTATTAAATAAACAAGGAAACAACAGTTGGAATGGCTCACTTATTGGCAATGCAGCAATCAATTCTAGCAACGACTCTTGTATGTTTAGTACCGACAGTTGCAATTTGAATAGTTGCGGACTAGAAGGCTTCGATTTCTCAATTATACGAAATCCGTGTTCTCCATATACAATACAATATGAAACTTCCCTTACTTCATATGACAGTATTGCATGGAATCTTGGTGATGGTACAATCATAAAAAACTCCCCATTAATATCTCACACATATACAACAGCCGGGAATTATACTGTTTTATTGATTCGTAAGTATCAAACCTGCTACGATACTATCACCAAAACAATTAATGTGTCAATCAAGAGCGATCATCAGTTAATACTTACTAGCGACACAACAATCTGTCTTGGCAACACTAAACGACTGCTTGCATCTCCTGCCCTTTCTTATTGTTGGTCGCCTACAAATTTCTTAAGTAATTCAAGCGATCAGAACCCTATAAGTTCAACAACGCAAAACATAACCTACTACTTAACAACAGAGAGAGGTGGTATCAATTTAGTTACAAACGGAAATTTTAGTTCAGGCAACAACGGCTTCACTTCTCAGTACCAATTCACCCAAAACAACACAAAAGAGGGCGAGTACTATGTTGGTAACAATCCTGCTACATGGTACTTTGCACATTTTCCGTGTACAGACAATACAACAGGCAATGGGAATATGTTATTAGTAAATGGTTCTCCAACTTCTAAGGCAGAAGTCTGGAAAACAACTGTAAATGTGACCCCTAATACAAACTATGTGTTTTCAACTTGGATTTCTTCCTTATCAACTCCCAATCCAGCACAGCTGTCATTTGCTATTAACGGTAACAGCATTGGCAAACTTATTAATGCAAGCCTACCTCCCTGTACTTGGAATCAGTTTTACACAACCTGGAATTCAGGCAATTCAACATCTGCTACTATTTCAATAATTAATAAAAATACAAATTCAAATGGTAATGATTTTGCTTTAGATGATATCTCATTCTCTCCTGTAATCATTTCAAGAGACAGTGTAAAAATCACTGTTGACACTCCGCTGATTAACACCAGTTCTGACTCTGCTATTTGTATTGGTTCAACCATACAAATAAATACTTCAGGTGCTTTAAATTACCAATGGTCGCCTGCAACAGGACTTTCTAATACAGTTATTTCAAATCCTGTTGCTTCTCCTTCTGCAACCACAGAATATATTGTTACAGGAACAAACAGTTTTGGCTGCACAGCTAAAGACAGTATTACAGTTACCGTTAAACCTAAACCAACTATAACTATTCCGAACGATACATTGATCTGCAGTGGCAGTAGCATACAATTAACCGCTGGCGGTGGTTCTTCTTATGTTTGGTTGCCCGGCAACACATTAAACAATCCCGCCATTGCTAATCCTGTTGCCACACCATCAGTTGGCACAACTTACAATGTGACTGTAATGAATGCCGACAATTGCAGCAACACTGATTCAGTGCATGTAGATGTAAGACAACCAAATACCTTCAGCATTAGCCCAACCACATCAGTTTGTATAGGAGATAGTGTGCAACTAATAGCAACAGGTGGAGATATTTATAGCTGGAGCCCATCATCTTCACTATCTAACAGCAATCTTGCTAATACAATTGCCCATCCAATAAGCACAACCGACTATAATGTTACTATCAGGGATACGCTATGTAATATATCTGAAACATTAACTACAACAGTTGCCGTTAACCCATTGCCAGTACTCACAACATCAAAATCGAACGATGTTGATTGCAGCAATGCCAGCTGCCAGTTGAATGTTACCGGAGCTATTCAATATGCATGGATGCCTTCCGGCACATTGAACAATGCATTGATTCAAAATCCCATTGCCTCACCAATAATAACAACGAACTACGTTGTAACAGGAAAAGATATAAATGGCTGCAGCAATATTGATAGTGTCACCGTTTTAGTAACGGCTTCTAATTCCGGAAACTATTTAATGCCAAATGCATTTACACCAAACAATGATGGTATAAATGATTGCTTCGGCATAAAAAACTGGGGGACTGTAACTGAACTTGCATTCAGCATTTATAACAGGTGGGGCGAAAGGGTCTTTTACACCACTGATCCTGCTAGTTGCTGGAATGGAAATTTCAAAGCTGTAGCGCAAACTCCGGGAGTTTATACCTATACCATCAACGCAAAAAATGCCTGCGGATTAATTAAAAGAAGCGGAATTGTAACGCTTGTAAGGTGA
- a CDS encoding sensor histidine kinase: protein MQDANHYMWFATDHGVCRYNGYEFETFNLPDNSIMGLYEDWKRRIWAFTFSGRLFYYENGRFEDYKWNNKLVTAIRPGVIQALYVDSSDRVHISSSGPYYVTIDKNGILTREIELSSVGKFEVFETKEPDFFVRVVAYPEKLQSLLYLKSDSKSEFKIVLKEKNLVLKIPHLIQHERCRLKRLSDGRLILYTKDSYTIIRAANDYNYVKTTYTIDDIEEIDGSLFQATEEGVHVLNRKGEVVEKYLEGMHVTSLERDYEGGVWATTLTNGVFYLNHFRIKHLAYDSVIVNKRINILYRLSDASILAGVHGNEVIRFKPSYFFRSTRVELKDVVSFYELNPSLVLVGGPVGWYNSKLWTITKPDKGDSITYLQIPNNSNFTIKDSFLYSGLATSVYEYKIGDFKEPVNFYSLKEVFRASKMFLENDGNILVGNHFGLWRYRSGFISAYDSTKKILSSRITDIAYYQNKFLCLSTRGNGMLLMVNDSIYQVKHADGLVSDNIRRIYIDSNDIWLASNNGVSIVSINSLRPFRYTVRNITVQDGLLSNEINSIIKDGKNVVLASNNGISFINREAVMSKKVLGLPLYIEEIKVNNLLAAADELMKLSFRKRSLYISYEALNYSANGKNNYRYRLLGYDTNWINTNNREIQFNPLPYGEYRLQIQAKREYDQWDNAVSSLELAISCKPPFWASGWFWILVFVFTLLSVFLFFRHRIALIKKRQAENEALQRKISESEQMALRAQMNPHFIFNSLNSIQQYVIDSDVKGANNFISGFSKLIRQTLEFSSKEYVTLDEEISYLSTYLDLEKARMEGGFVYNVNVQTQNPASQLEIPPLLLQPYVENALRHGIRYLKGVDGVILLSFIEHPELLECIIEDNGIGRVKAMELKAVNPIEYQSRGMSLTAERIALLNEGLTRKIEVIIEDLKDSEGKASGTRIRVLFPV, encoded by the coding sequence ATGCAGGATGCAAATCATTACATGTGGTTTGCCACCGATCACGGTGTGTGCAGGTATAATGGGTATGAATTTGAAACGTTCAACTTGCCTGATAATTCTATTATGGGTTTGTATGAAGACTGGAAGAGGCGAATATGGGCATTCACATTCTCGGGTCGTTTGTTTTATTATGAGAATGGGAGGTTTGAGGATTACAAGTGGAACAATAAGTTGGTTACAGCAATAAGGCCGGGAGTTATTCAAGCTTTATATGTTGATAGTAGTGACAGGGTGCATATTTCATCTTCCGGGCCTTACTATGTAACTATTGATAAAAATGGCATATTGACCAGGGAAATCGAACTAAGCTCGGTTGGGAAATTTGAGGTTTTTGAAACTAAAGAACCGGATTTTTTTGTAAGAGTTGTTGCTTACCCAGAAAAGCTTCAAAGTTTACTTTATCTTAAAAGTGACTCAAAAAGTGAGTTTAAGATTGTGCTTAAAGAAAAAAATCTAGTTCTTAAAATTCCTCACCTAATACAGCATGAACGATGTCGTTTAAAACGTCTCTCTGATGGCCGGTTAATTTTGTACACAAAGGACAGTTATACAATCATTAGAGCTGCTAATGATTATAATTATGTAAAAACCACATATACTATTGATGACATCGAAGAAATTGATGGCAGTCTTTTTCAGGCAACTGAGGAAGGGGTGCATGTTTTAAACAGAAAAGGTGAAGTGGTTGAGAAGTATCTTGAAGGGATGCATGTCACTTCGCTGGAACGTGATTATGAAGGAGGTGTTTGGGCTACGACACTAACTAACGGCGTTTTTTATCTTAACCATTTCCGAATTAAGCATCTTGCGTATGATAGTGTTATTGTAAATAAAAGAATCAATATATTATACCGATTAAGTGATGCGTCAATATTGGCTGGAGTTCATGGTAATGAGGTAATTAGATTTAAACCGAGTTATTTTTTCAGAAGTACCAGAGTTGAACTAAAGGACGTAGTTTCATTTTACGAATTGAACCCATCATTGGTTTTGGTTGGAGGTCCGGTTGGCTGGTATAATTCAAAATTATGGACCATAACCAAGCCTGATAAAGGCGACTCTATCACCTACCTGCAAATACCCAACAACTCAAATTTCACCATTAAGGATAGTTTTTTATATAGCGGACTCGCAACGTCGGTATATGAATATAAGATTGGGGATTTTAAGGAACCTGTCAATTTCTATTCTTTGAAAGAGGTATTCAGGGCTTCCAAGATGTTTCTGGAAAACGATGGAAACATACTTGTTGGTAATCACTTTGGGCTTTGGCGTTATCGTTCAGGATTTATATCAGCTTACGATTCAACGAAGAAAATACTTAGTTCCCGAATTACAGATATTGCATACTATCAAAATAAGTTCCTGTGTCTTTCCACAAGGGGGAATGGAATGTTACTGATGGTGAATGACAGTATTTACCAGGTAAAGCATGCTGACGGGTTAGTAAGTGATAACATCAGAAGGATATATATTGATTCAAATGATATTTGGCTTGCTTCAAACAATGGGGTGTCAATTGTATCGATCAATTCTTTGCGGCCATTTCGATATACTGTCAGAAATATCACCGTTCAGGATGGGCTCCTCTCTAATGAGATTAATTCAATTATTAAAGATGGTAAAAATGTAGTACTTGCATCAAATAACGGCATTTCATTTATAAATAGAGAAGCAGTTATGTCAAAGAAAGTACTCGGGCTTCCTTTGTATATCGAAGAAATTAAAGTGAATAATTTATTAGCGGCTGCTGATGAACTGATGAAGCTGAGCTTTCGTAAGAGAAGTCTCTATATCAGCTATGAGGCATTGAACTACAGTGCCAACGGGAAAAATAATTATCGGTACAGATTATTAGGGTACGATACTAACTGGATAAATACAAATAATCGTGAGATCCAGTTCAATCCTTTGCCATATGGTGAATATCGCCTGCAGATTCAGGCAAAACGTGAATACGATCAATGGGATAATGCTGTAAGCTCTCTTGAACTCGCCATTAGTTGCAAGCCGCCTTTTTGGGCGAGTGGTTGGTTTTGGATTTTAGTTTTTGTATTTACGTTACTCTCTGTTTTTCTTTTTTTTCGACACAGGATCGCTTTAATTAAAAAACGGCAAGCAGAGAATGAAGCATTACAACGTAAGATCAGCGAATCGGAACAGATGGCGCTACGAGCTCAAATGAACCCTCATTTCATTTTCAATAGTCTTAATTCTATCCAGCAATATGTTATTGATAGCGATGTGAAAGGAGCTAATAACTTTATCTCTGGCTTTTCAAAACTGATCCGTCAAACACTTGAATTTTCATCGAAGGAATACGTCACATTGGATGAGGAAATAAGCTATCTCTCAACTTATCTTGATCTAGAGAAAGCAAGGATGGAAGGAGGATTTGTCTATAACGTAAACGTGCAAACGCAGAATCCGGCGTCTCAGCTTGAGATACCTCCATTGCTGTTACAGCCATATGTGGAAAATGCGCTACGGCATGGTATCAGGTATCTTAAGGGAGTTGATGGCGTAATTTTGCTATCATTTATTGAGCATCCCGAGTTACTTGAATGTATCATTGAAGATAATGGCATTGGCAGGGTAAAGGCTATGGAGTTAAAAGCAGTTAACCCAATCGAGTACCAATCACGTGGAATGTCATTAACCGCTGAGCGTATAGCTCTCTTAAATGAGGGGCTGACAAGAAAAATTGAAGTTATTATTGAAGACCTGAAAGACAGTGAAGGAAAAGCGTCAGGCACCAGGATAAGAGTGTTGTTTCCAGTTTAA